A portion of the Bdellovibrio bacteriovorus genome contains these proteins:
- a CDS encoding YihY/virulence factor BrkB family protein, with protein MKDLLPRLTSQEFIDKLEKDKVFDLSASLAYYTALSVAPLLVLTLASVALLGDGLKSELIQQVHALIGGQAAETITSIAVNADISPHISGWAGIMGLGTLFFSAGAIFGQLRTSLNTIFESANTPDDKELSWLLASWDFLKQKIFNMGMVLSFVFISLVSLLISSLISLLLRGPAAILGQFANLISSQIVFSLLFAGIYYFLPQKKISKRIALVAGAFTALFFSIGKSLIGFYLGKSAIVSLWGAAGSLIILLMWVYYSSLIIFLSAEVANELNKLHQSSRPL; from the coding sequence ATGAAGGACTTACTCCCCCGGCTGACCAGCCAAGAATTCATCGACAAGTTAGAGAAAGATAAAGTGTTCGATTTGTCGGCGTCACTGGCTTATTACACCGCACTTTCCGTAGCACCTCTGTTAGTTCTAACTTTGGCTTCAGTGGCCCTCTTGGGTGACGGCTTAAAGTCCGAACTGATCCAACAGGTCCATGCCTTGATTGGTGGTCAAGCGGCTGAAACCATCACCTCTATTGCCGTAAATGCCGATATTTCTCCGCACATCAGTGGCTGGGCGGGAATCATGGGATTAGGAACTTTGTTTTTTTCTGCCGGAGCTATCTTTGGTCAACTAAGAACATCTTTAAATACAATTTTTGAAAGTGCCAATACCCCAGACGATAAAGAGCTCTCATGGCTTCTCGCCTCTTGGGATTTTTTAAAACAAAAGATCTTTAATATGGGGATGGTCTTAAGCTTCGTTTTCATCTCTTTAGTGTCGTTATTAATTTCGTCGCTGATCTCGCTTTTATTAAGAGGACCGGCGGCCATCTTGGGGCAATTTGCAAACTTGATTTCTTCGCAGATCGTCTTCAGTCTGCTGTTTGCGGGCATATATTATTTCCTGCCCCAAAAGAAAATTTCTAAACGGATCGCCCTTGTGGCGGGCGCCTTCACCGCGTTGTTTTTTTCTATCGGGAAAAGCCTGATCGGATTTTATCTAGGCAAAAGTGCGATCGTTTCACTGTGGGGTGCGGCCGGTTCGTTGATCATACTTTTAATGTGGGTTTATTATTCTTCACTGATTATTTTTCTAAGTGCTGAAGTGGCAAATGAATTAAATAAGCTGCATCAATCCTCGCGCCCACTTTGA
- the pip gene encoding prolyl aminopeptidase, with amino-acid sequence MRDFYPPIEPINKGFLKVSDIHNLYWEECGNPQGQPVVFLHGGPGGGIGPDLRRFFDPKAYRIILFDQRGSGSSTPNAELKDNTTWDLIKDIETLREMFKIDTWVVFGGSWGSTLALAYAITHPDRVKGLILRGIFLCRPSEIKWFYQEGASQIFPDVWDEYLKPIPPNERHDMVTAYYKRLTDPSAEVRLTAAKAWSKWEAATSRLFVSPEAIDEFDDPEFALSFARIECHYFTNNAFFKTDNWLLENVDKIRHIPGVIVQGRYDVVCPARSAWDLHKAWPEAKFTFIADAGHAAAEPGTKSALIEATDAFRNL; translated from the coding sequence ATGAGAGATTTTTATCCCCCGATTGAGCCCATCAACAAAGGCTTTTTAAAAGTATCTGACATACACAATTTGTACTGGGAGGAATGCGGCAATCCGCAAGGCCAACCCGTCGTATTTTTGCACGGCGGCCCCGGTGGAGGCATCGGACCTGATCTGCGCCGTTTTTTTGATCCCAAAGCTTATCGCATTATTCTTTTTGACCAGCGTGGCTCAGGCTCCTCTACGCCCAATGCCGAACTGAAAGACAACACCACATGGGATCTGATTAAGGACATAGAAACTTTGCGTGAAATGTTTAAGATCGACACATGGGTGGTGTTCGGGGGCAGCTGGGGATCAACGCTGGCTTTGGCGTATGCGATCACTCACCCCGACAGAGTTAAAGGCCTGATCTTACGGGGCATCTTTTTATGCCGCCCTTCTGAAATTAAGTGGTTCTATCAAGAAGGAGCTTCGCAAATCTTTCCGGATGTTTGGGATGAGTACCTTAAACCCATTCCTCCTAATGAACGTCACGACATGGTCACGGCTTATTATAAACGCCTGACCGACCCGAGTGCGGAGGTGCGCCTCACCGCCGCCAAGGCCTGGAGCAAATGGGAGGCCGCCACCTCAAGACTTTTCGTTTCCCCAGAAGCGATTGACGAATTTGATGATCCAGAGTTTGCATTAAGCTTTGCCCGTATTGAGTGTCATTACTTTACCAACAATGCCTTTTTTAAAACCGATAACTGGCTTTTAGAAAACGTTGATAAAATCCGCCACATCCCAGGGGTGATCGTGCAAGGCCGCTACGATGTGGTCTGCCCGGCAAGATCAGCCTGGGATTTACATAAGGCCTGGCCCGAGGCAAAATTTACATTTATCGCCGATGCTGGCCATGCAGCAGCCGAACCGGGAACAAAGTCAGCATTAATTGAAGCGACAGATGCTTTTAGGAATCTGTAA
- a CDS encoding S1 family peptidase, with product MVRSQLLFSSLVASTFLVGCTPSAPQNSLNTLEATGIIGGEEVAAVDKLPNSIVAVYDSVEGQLCTGTLINKNVVLTAAHCVGQEINKMYVFFGKNLQVDGVYVRIDKAEISPYWNASTDKDMGDLALLHFQGPLPASFKPATMLPTNMADVLQNGTNVVVAGYGVTDAEIQQAPSALRKTKVTIADAKFADSEITIDQSNGKGVCHGDSGGPAFIDIDGTYYLWGITSRGVNDTSRTCKTTAALTSIPYYRSWINRMNAKLSSSLINFIWRSQAQ from the coding sequence TTGGTTCGTTCCCAGCTGCTCTTTTCTTCGCTAGTTGCTAGTACATTCCTGGTAGGGTGTACGCCCTCTGCTCCTCAAAATTCACTCAATACCCTAGAAGCCACAGGCATCATCGGTGGCGAAGAAGTCGCGGCCGTCGACAAGCTTCCTAATAGTATCGTCGCCGTTTACGACAGCGTCGAAGGACAGCTTTGTACCGGCACATTGATCAATAAAAACGTGGTTTTAACCGCCGCTCACTGTGTCGGCCAAGAGATCAATAAAATGTATGTCTTCTTTGGCAAAAACCTTCAAGTTGACGGGGTTTACGTTCGAATTGATAAAGCCGAGATTTCGCCTTACTGGAATGCCTCGACCGATAAAGACATGGGCGACCTAGCTCTTTTGCATTTCCAAGGTCCATTGCCTGCTTCTTTCAAGCCCGCGACGATGTTACCGACAAACATGGCCGACGTCCTTCAAAATGGCACAAACGTGGTCGTTGCCGGTTATGGCGTCACGGACGCTGAAATTCAGCAAGCCCCTTCCGCTCTTCGTAAAACGAAGGTGACAATTGCAGACGCTAAGTTCGCGGATTCTGAAATAACAATCGATCAAAGCAATGGGAAAGGGGTTTGCCATGGCGATTCTGGCGGACCGGCTTTTATCGACATTGACGGTACCTACTATCTTTGGGGTATCACGTCACGAGGAGTAAATGATACTTCCCGCACTTGCAAAACCACGGCGGCTTTAACCAGCATTCCGTACTACCGATCTTGGATCAATCGCATGAACGCGAAGCTTTCATCATCATTGATCAACTTTATCTGGCGCAGCCAAGCCCAATAG
- a CDS encoding S1 family peptidase, whose translation MKTNLYVLSFIVLCLTACGNSHHNENLENINEAIIGGQETPKDHLASRYLALIYDKATDNYCTAMLIRKNILLTAGHCIKSSADQITVAFGNRPLAGDYVIRRADKVLVHPDYKNHNVNRNDLALVLIKDSAPEGYEPLAIPEESFVVEPGMIFTAAGYGRITGVTDPTGRDTQGSGFLRHVDLQIDGFSEDGTQFYVDQTNGKGICHGDSGGPAMMRFKGEDYVIGIASAISWLVPGELSDKAKKEYLEKQNVCAHKSIYISVKQYRDWINDSIKNLLK comes from the coding sequence ATGAAGACGAATTTGTACGTTCTTTCATTCATCGTTTTATGCCTGACCGCTTGCGGGAATTCTCACCATAATGAAAACCTCGAAAATATAAACGAGGCCATCATTGGCGGCCAAGAAACCCCGAAAGATCACTTAGCATCTCGTTATCTGGCTTTAATTTATGATAAGGCGACGGACAATTACTGTACGGCGATGCTGATCCGAAAAAATATTCTTTTAACAGCTGGTCATTGTATCAAATCTTCTGCCGATCAAATCACCGTGGCTTTTGGCAATCGCCCCTTAGCTGGTGATTACGTCATCCGCCGAGCTGATAAAGTTTTAGTTCATCCCGATTACAAAAATCACAATGTGAATCGCAATGACCTGGCCTTGGTTCTTATCAAAGACTCCGCCCCCGAGGGTTATGAGCCTTTAGCTATTCCGGAAGAGTCCTTTGTCGTTGAACCCGGCATGATATTCACCGCTGCTGGTTACGGACGCATTACCGGGGTTACCGACCCAACAGGCCGCGACACTCAAGGATCGGGTTTCTTACGCCACGTCGACCTGCAAATTGATGGCTTTTCTGAAGACGGCACCCAGTTTTATGTCGACCAAACCAACGGCAAAGGCATTTGCCATGGCGATTCTGGGGGGCCAGCGATGATGCGCTTTAAAGGGGAAGACTATGTCATCGGCATTGCCTCGGCGATTTCGTGGCTAGTCCCTGGGGAATTAAGCGATAAAGCTAAAAAAGAATATTTAGAAAAACAGAATGTCTGTGCGCATAAGTCGATTTACATCAGCGTGAAACAATATCGCGACTGGATCAACGACAGCATCAAGAACTTACTTAAGTAA
- a CDS encoding alpha/beta fold hydrolase: MERVNLIFLHGFLGRPSDWALVKAYLPFGDVHIYTPDYLKDPQLGPQNSFETWAENFVKWTEKVVGGTKQNILVGYSLGGRLALHALEKKPDLWKKVVLISTNPGIEDAQHEDIGRSEERQKRWLSDAYWAEEFAKSPWETVLRNWNSQPVFKGGAAEPPRVETDFSREVLSLILTQWSLAQQRNMREVIAKYVQKIHWLVGETDEKFMALTEQLKNQIRELQVDVVMGAAHRVPLDNPKGLGERINKLLK, translated from the coding sequence GTGGAAAGAGTGAACCTCATTTTCCTGCATGGCTTCTTAGGGCGTCCCTCAGATTGGGCGCTTGTGAAGGCCTATTTGCCTTTCGGCGACGTGCACATTTACACTCCGGATTATCTTAAAGATCCTCAATTAGGACCGCAGAACAGCTTTGAAACGTGGGCCGAAAACTTTGTCAAATGGACTGAAAAAGTTGTCGGAGGCACCAAGCAAAATATTTTGGTAGGTTATTCCTTAGGGGGTCGCTTGGCTTTACATGCTCTGGAAAAAAAACCGGATCTGTGGAAGAAGGTCGTTTTGATTTCGACGAATCCCGGAATCGAAGATGCACAGCATGAAGATATCGGTCGATCTGAAGAGCGTCAAAAGCGTTGGCTTTCCGATGCTTATTGGGCCGAGGAATTTGCGAAATCACCCTGGGAAACTGTTTTAAGAAATTGGAATTCTCAACCCGTTTTTAAAGGCGGGGCGGCTGAACCGCCACGAGTAGAAACAGATTTTTCCCGCGAAGTTTTAAGTCTTATTTTGACCCAGTGGTCCTTGGCGCAACAACGCAATATGCGCGAGGTGATTGCAAAATACGTTCAAAAAATTCATTGGTTGGTGGGCGAAACAGACGAAAAGTTTATGGCGCTGACGGAACAGTTGAAAAATCAAATTCGGGAATTGCAAGTGGACGTTGTGATGGGTGCCGCTCACCGTGTGCCTTTGGATAATCCAAAGGGACTGGGCGAGCGTATTAATAAATTACTTAAGTAA
- the menD gene encoding 2-succinyl-5-enolpyruvyl-6-hydroxy-3-cyclohexene-1-carboxylic-acid synthase gives MTNMELAGKVVQELVNSGVREFVLCAGARNSPLVHVLDENKNLKVYSFFEERSAAFFALGRIASTRRPVAIITTSGTAVAELLPAAVEGTYSSLPLIMVTADRPKQYRGTGAPQTIEQVGIFSYYNEVALDVDAENSHISFKSLSWKKPIHVNICFEEPLIDGPIPKIDVPSISERTRLPGQLPLGTLKEMEEFLNSHNPLVIVGILPEKAYGTVLEFLKQYKAPVYCEGISSLRGHPDIKDIEIRSGEKMIHRILASKTCDSILRIGGVPTARVWRDLEDKYKEIPVFSVSFNHYSGLSRSTQQCNSLDLLSQVEFAYNHRENVKVNIEDASRAEHIRSLLRKYPQSEQGLIFSLSRKMHRGSLYLGNSLPIREWDSSSSHDAIPVRVAANRGANGIDGQLSTFLGWAHPETENWCLVGDLTAMYDLSSLWVTSQLDAKKFRIVVINNGGGQIFSRMFNKEIFINKHQISFESWAKMWNWSYEKWHNIPEESKLSDLQIIELIPDAQQTHEFWKEYESLWKE, from the coding sequence ATGACAAATATGGAATTGGCCGGGAAGGTCGTTCAGGAGTTAGTTAACAGCGGTGTGCGCGAATTTGTTCTTTGTGCCGGTGCCCGCAATAGTCCTTTGGTTCACGTCTTAGATGAAAACAAGAATTTAAAAGTCTATTCTTTCTTTGAAGAACGTTCGGCGGCATTTTTTGCTTTAGGTCGCATCGCGAGCACGCGTCGTCCGGTTGCCATCATTACGACTTCTGGGACCGCGGTGGCGGAGCTTTTACCCGCGGCGGTGGAAGGAACTTATTCTTCACTGCCTTTGATCATGGTGACCGCCGATCGCCCTAAGCAATATCGTGGCACGGGTGCTCCGCAAACCATCGAACAAGTCGGAATCTTTTCCTACTATAACGAAGTGGCGCTGGACGTGGATGCGGAAAATTCGCACATCTCGTTTAAATCCTTATCTTGGAAAAAGCCCATTCATGTGAATATCTGTTTTGAAGAGCCTTTGATTGACGGACCTATTCCAAAAATCGACGTGCCTTCGATTTCGGAAAGAACACGTTTGCCAGGACAATTACCACTGGGCACATTAAAAGAGATGGAAGAATTCCTGAACTCTCACAATCCGCTGGTGATTGTTGGGATCTTGCCGGAAAAAGCTTACGGCACTGTCTTAGAGTTTTTAAAACAATACAAAGCCCCGGTTTACTGCGAGGGTATTTCAAGCTTACGCGGTCATCCGGATATTAAAGATATCGAAATTCGCTCAGGCGAAAAAATGATCCATCGAATTTTAGCCTCGAAAACCTGCGATTCAATTTTGCGCATCGGTGGTGTGCCGACAGCGCGCGTGTGGCGCGACCTTGAGGATAAATACAAAGAAATTCCTGTTTTTTCTGTCAGCTTTAATCATTATTCTGGTTTAAGTCGTTCGACTCAGCAATGTAATTCATTGGATTTACTCAGCCAGGTGGAGTTCGCTTACAATCATCGTGAAAATGTGAAAGTGAATATTGAAGACGCCAGTCGTGCCGAACACATTCGTTCGTTATTGCGCAAATATCCGCAAAGTGAGCAGGGTTTAATCTTTTCACTTTCTAGAAAAATGCACCGTGGGTCTTTGTACTTGGGGAACTCGCTGCCGATCCGCGAATGGGATTCAAGTTCTTCGCATGATGCAATCCCTGTGCGTGTCGCTGCCAATCGTGGAGCTAATGGTATCGATGGTCAGCTTTCAACATTCTTGGGGTGGGCCCATCCTGAGACGGAAAATTGGTGTCTTGTTGGGGATTTAACAGCGATGTATGATCTTTCGTCACTTTGGGTGACTTCTCAATTAGACGCAAAAAAGTTTCGTATTGTTGTTATCAACAATGGAGGAGGCCAAATCTTTTCGCGCATGTTTAACAAAGAAATCTTTATAAACAAGCATCAGATTTCTTTCGAATCATGGGCGAAAATGTGGAATTGGTCCTACGAAAAGTGGCATAATATTCCTGAAGAATCAAAACTTTCGGATTTGCAAATTATTGAGCTCATCCCCGATGCGCAGCAAACCCACGAGTTTTGGAAGGAGTACGAATCGCTGTGGAAAGAGTGA
- a CDS encoding chorismate-binding protein, with protein MSQSPPVPESLGSMNWQEPEKSDFATDLEIIQGKIQKGEIQKAVPVIFARTSQTVTAVHRAQMLLSLINAPPSLYVYGFWQNGEGVLGATPETLFEYSKGTLKTMALAGTCPKEDATHREFLLQDEKEMHEHLLVLEDIKSVLKPLGEIKTEGPQILELPTLFHLFTKINVDCQRVPSFTNLIESLHPTPALGVAPRNYGYKWMEELPGQEGRARYGAPFAFLSKEEALCLVGIRNIQWNKASSMIGSGCGIVAASDLEREWRELYQKRLSVRKILGLNL; from the coding sequence TTGTCTCAAAGCCCTCCTGTTCCGGAGTCCTTAGGTTCTATGAATTGGCAAGAGCCTGAAAAATCAGACTTTGCCACCGACCTGGAAATCATCCAAGGCAAGATCCAAAAAGGGGAAATTCAAAAAGCCGTCCCGGTGATTTTTGCGCGCACTTCGCAGACTGTGACGGCCGTTCATCGTGCGCAGATGTTGTTGTCGCTCATAAACGCTCCGCCTAGCTTGTATGTTTATGGCTTTTGGCAAAATGGCGAAGGAGTCTTGGGGGCAACCCCTGAAACTTTGTTTGAATATAGCAAAGGCACTTTAAAAACCATGGCCTTGGCAGGCACGTGCCCGAAAGAAGACGCCACTCATCGAGAGTTCTTGCTACAAGATGAAAAGGAAATGCACGAGCATCTTTTGGTACTTGAAGATATCAAGTCAGTCTTAAAGCCTTTGGGAGAAATCAAAACCGAAGGACCGCAGATCTTAGAGCTGCCGACACTTTTTCATCTGTTCACGAAAATCAACGTGGACTGCCAAAGGGTACCGTCTTTTACAAATTTGATCGAAAGCCTGCACCCGACGCCGGCCTTGGGCGTGGCCCCAAGAAACTATGGGTACAAGTGGATGGAGGAACTTCCGGGACAGGAGGGACGCGCTCGTTATGGGGCGCCGTTTGCGTTCTTGTCAAAAGAGGAGGCTCTGTGTCTTGTCGGGATCAGAAATATACAGTGGAATAAAGCTTCAAGCATGATCGGAAGTGGTTGCGGTATCGTTGCGGCCAGTGATTTAGAACGGGAATGGCGGGAGCTTTATCAAAAGCGCCTGTCGGTCAGAAAGATTTTGGGACTGAATTTATGA
- the aroF gene encoding 3-deoxy-7-phosphoheptulonate synthase: METQTMQTTPSTQIVNVGGYSIGGPEFTVIAGPCSIESREQFLETAMGVKASGAHLLRGGIWKMRTSSKDFQGLGTSSFDMIKDVCKQTGMSLVSEVTDARQIEQIYDVVECFQVGSRNMHNYALLKELGMQKKPVLLKRGFAALITEWVKAAEYVTVGGNPNVILCERGIRTFETSTRNTLDLNAVAFAKKNTSLPVIVDPSHAVGIRALVPDLAYAAAAVGADGIIVEVHPRPAEALSDGMQALTLNDFKVMMNKLDRILDAIDRPLHTQLQSEGAVVYAN, encoded by the coding sequence ATGGAAACTCAAACTATGCAAACAACTCCCTCAACCCAAATCGTCAATGTGGGTGGTTACTCTATTGGCGGTCCTGAATTCACCGTTATCGCGGGCCCGTGCTCGATCGAAAGCCGCGAGCAATTTCTAGAAACTGCGATGGGAGTTAAAGCCTCTGGCGCGCACTTGTTGCGTGGTGGAATCTGGAAAATGCGAACGTCCTCAAAAGACTTCCAGGGCTTAGGAACTTCTTCTTTCGATATGATCAAAGACGTCTGCAAACAAACCGGCATGTCCTTGGTGTCTGAAGTCACGGACGCTCGCCAAATCGAACAAATTTATGACGTCGTTGAATGCTTCCAAGTCGGTTCCCGCAATATGCATAACTATGCTTTGCTTAAAGAACTTGGCATGCAGAAAAAACCAGTTCTGTTAAAACGCGGCTTTGCGGCATTGATCACCGAATGGGTGAAAGCAGCTGAATACGTGACTGTGGGTGGAAATCCAAACGTGATTCTTTGCGAACGTGGTATCCGTACTTTTGAAACATCGACTCGCAATACTCTAGACTTGAACGCGGTGGCTTTTGCTAAGAAAAATACTTCTTTGCCAGTCATCGTGGATCCTTCACATGCTGTGGGTATTCGCGCGTTGGTTCCGGATCTTGCTTACGCGGCAGCTGCTGTGGGTGCAGATGGTATCATCGTGGAAGTTCATCCTCGCCCGGCGGAAGCACTTTCGGATGGCATGCAGGCGCTGACTTTGAATGATTTTAAAGTCATGATGAACAAGCTGGATAGAATCCTAGATGCGATCGATCGTCCTTTACACACGCAATTGCAGTCTGAAGGTGCGGTGGTTTATGCAAACTAA
- the ubiE gene encoding bifunctional demethylmenaquinone methyltransferase/2-methoxy-6-polyprenyl-1,4-benzoquinol methylase UbiE yields MQTNEQKHSPNPEIIRSMFSKVAKNYDKGNDILSMGIHHLWRKKLVKYSGAKPGDKVLDCATGTGDLAIEFKKTVGTSGVVIGTDFCKEMLIPAPGKAASRGLDIQFEQADVTDLKYQDNSFDISSISFGIRNVGNPGKGLSEMARVTRSGGTVMVLEFGQVDFPVFGPIYNFYSLNILPKLGGWVTGQKDAYEYLQKSSAAFPCKKKFLNMMNETGAFSHTEYISLTGGVAYIYKGIVK; encoded by the coding sequence ATGCAAACTAACGAACAAAAACATTCTCCAAATCCAGAAATCATCCGTTCGATGTTTTCTAAAGTGGCAAAAAACTATGACAAGGGTAACGACATCCTTTCCATGGGCATTCACCACTTGTGGCGCAAAAAACTAGTTAAATACAGCGGTGCTAAACCTGGAGATAAAGTTTTAGACTGCGCTACCGGCACCGGCGACCTGGCAATTGAGTTTAAAAAAACGGTCGGCACAAGTGGAGTGGTCATTGGCACAGACTTCTGTAAAGAAATGCTGATCCCGGCCCCAGGCAAAGCCGCTTCTCGCGGTTTAGATATTCAATTTGAACAAGCCGATGTGACTGACTTGAAATACCAAGACAACAGCTTTGATATTTCTTCGATTTCTTTTGGTATTCGCAATGTTGGGAACCCAGGCAAAGGCCTTTCTGAAATGGCACGTGTGACTCGTTCTGGCGGGACCGTGATGGTTTTAGAGTTTGGCCAAGTGGATTTCCCGGTATTTGGTCCGATCTATAACTTCTATTCTTTAAACATCCTGCCTAAGTTGGGCGGATGGGTGACTGGTCAAAAGGATGCTTACGAGTATCTGCAAAAATCTTCGGCCGCATTCCCATGCAAAAAGAAGTTTTTGAACATGATGAACGAGACCGGCGCTTTTTCTCACACCGAGTACATTTCACTGACCGGTGGCGTGGCTTACATCTACAAAGGTATTGTTAAGTAA
- a CDS encoding MBL fold metallo-hydrolase, giving the protein MVRVLKITILLLLVLSLGIIGGLMFGAFSSFGSLPTDENFSTYKSSTQFDAEKGIFVNRRPTILEEMRKRTMNFSSIIKFIFNNTPDRVPTAELPAVAPDFDTFKAASDDIKLIWFGHSSILLNLDGKMVLIDPVLSSSTGPFGFMMKRFRATVADPSTLPPIDVVVISHDHYDHLDTDTIRAFKETKTQFMVPLGVGAHLHRWGILADRITEMDWWESKTVDGIQFTATPAQHFSGRSLMNQTKSLWASWVVQSKKHRLYFSGDSGYDVHFKDIGDKLGPFDIAFIENGQYNEKWPEVHLHPADSIQAYFDLRAKKYFPIHWGMFSLAMHAWHEPVEKLSEEALKKNIPLITPVMGETVTVNDQYKPVFWWKDLLKKVP; this is encoded by the coding sequence ATGGTTCGCGTTCTTAAAATCACAATCTTGCTTCTGCTTGTCCTTAGCTTAGGGATTATCGGAGGCCTGATGTTCGGCGCTTTTTCTTCGTTCGGCAGTTTACCTACTGACGAAAATTTTTCGACTTATAAATCATCTACTCAGTTTGACGCGGAAAAAGGAATTTTCGTCAATCGTCGCCCCACCATCTTGGAAGAGATGCGCAAGCGCACGATGAATTTTTCTTCCATCATTAAGTTTATTTTTAATAATACTCCGGATCGCGTGCCGACAGCCGAACTTCCTGCGGTGGCGCCTGACTTTGACACTTTCAAAGCGGCCTCTGACGACATCAAATTAATCTGGTTTGGACATTCTAGTATTTTGTTAAACCTTGATGGCAAGATGGTCTTGATTGATCCAGTTCTTTCCAGCAGCACAGGCCCTTTTGGATTTATGATGAAGCGCTTTCGTGCGACGGTCGCGGATCCCTCAACGCTGCCACCGATTGACGTGGTCGTGATTTCTCATGATCACTATGATCATCTGGACACCGACACCATCCGTGCTTTTAAAGAAACAAAAACGCAGTTCATGGTTCCATTGGGCGTGGGCGCGCATTTACATCGTTGGGGTATTCTTGCCGATCGCATTACCGAAATGGATTGGTGGGAAAGTAAAACGGTGGACGGTATTCAGTTCACAGCCACCCCGGCACAACATTTTTCAGGTCGCAGCTTAATGAATCAAACCAAAAGCCTTTGGGCGTCTTGGGTGGTGCAAAGTAAAAAGCATCGTCTTTATTTCAGTGGTGATTCAGGTTACGATGTACATTTTAAGGACATCGGCGATAAGCTGGGTCCCTTTGATATCGCCTTTATCGAAAACGGTCAATACAACGAAAAATGGCCCGAAGTGCACTTGCACCCTGCCGATTCTATTCAAGCCTATTTTGATCTGAGAGCAAAAAAATATTTCCCCATCCACTGGGGGATGTTCAGCCTCGCCATGCATGCGTGGCATGAACCGGTCGAAAAGCTTTCTGAAGAGGCCTTAAAGAAAAACATTCCGCTGATCACACCTGTCATGGGGGAAACCGTGACCGTGAATGATCAATATAAGCCCGTTTTTTGGTGGAAAGATTTGCTGAAAAAGGTTCCCTAA
- a CDS encoding TIGR02147 family protein, whose product MTKKTVFDFNSYKAYLKAFFEQPGNPVGIRSRFAQAIESQSSFISQVLTGKAELSLDQAYRASQFLEHTTDEADYFLILVQLHRSTGANYKKFLEDKIQKMRQERVRLKNRVNTNREISTEARAQYYSSWIYTAIHIAASLKDMNSARDIADYLGLKLEVVHEALHFLESEGLVHVEAGTVKMGQTHIHLPSDSVLVRTHHANWRARAIQSLEKSLQKDLHYSVVYSLSRKDAEIIKRKIADLIQENLKVVAPSEEEVLFANVIDFFEVSKD is encoded by the coding sequence ATGACGAAAAAAACGGTATTTGATTTTAATAGCTATAAGGCCTATTTAAAGGCCTTTTTTGAACAGCCTGGAAACCCTGTGGGTATCCGTTCTCGCTTTGCCCAAGCTATCGAAAGCCAAAGCTCGTTTATATCTCAGGTGCTAACGGGTAAGGCCGAACTGTCTTTAGATCAAGCCTATAGGGCTTCACAGTTTTTAGAGCACACCACCGACGAAGCAGATTACTTTTTGATTCTGGTACAATTGCACCGATCCACGGGCGCGAATTATAAAAAATTTTTGGAAGACAAAATCCAAAAGATGCGACAAGAGCGAGTGCGCCTAAAAAATCGCGTCAATACGAATCGAGAAATTTCAACCGAAGCGCGAGCCCAGTACTACAGCTCTTGGATTTATACGGCGATACACATAGCGGCTTCTTTAAAAGATATGAATTCGGCGCGAGATATCGCGGATTATCTAGGTCTAAAGTTAGAAGTGGTGCATGAGGCGCTTCATTTTTTAGAATCAGAAGGACTGGTTCACGTCGAGGCCGGTACAGTCAAGATGGGACAGACGCACATTCATTTGCCTTCAGATTCTGTCTTAGTTCGCACCCATCACGCCAACTGGCGTGCAAGAGCTATTCAATCCTTAGAAAAAAGTCTGCAAAAAGATCTTCACTACTCGGTCGTTTATTCACTATCGCGCAAAGACGCCGAAATCATTAAAAGAAAAATTGCTGATCTGATTCAAGAAAATCTTAAAGTCGTCGCTCCATCGGAAGAAGAAGTTCTTTTTGCGAACGTGATTGATTTCTTTGAAGTAAGCAAAGATTAG